The Iamia majanohamensis genome window below encodes:
- a CDS encoding beta-ketoacyl-[acyl-carrier-protein] synthase family protein translates to MASRDGRRAVVTGVGVVTVGGGDPEALWAHLLDPEAGPGDGFLHGFDPSVAIPRRRSRRMDPATQYAVVATAAALAQAGDLDLAPHRGAVLMASTYGGITSYDDAVRAQVAEGPAGVNPLVSTAAAASTGASAVAVEAGFTGPTLSVGAACASGSTVLVEALDKIRAGRADVVVAGGTEAPLTPTILTAFSGLKVFTASRPRPFDAERDGFAFAEGAGVLVVEERERALARGATVLAEVAGGSAATDVSGVYAPSDGAAVVEQCIRAALDDAGVDPADIAHVNAHGTGTRANDASEGAALERVFGPDVVVTANKGAVGHAGAAAGAIEAVATLLAMEHRLIPPTAGHRTLDPELHLDVVAGAPRPWEPGPVLSNALGLGGYVGSLVLLPPP, encoded by the coding sequence ATGGCCTCCAGGGACGGGCGCAGGGCGGTCGTCACCGGCGTCGGCGTGGTCACCGTCGGGGGCGGCGACCCCGAGGCGCTGTGGGCCCACCTGCTCGACCCCGAGGCCGGTCCGGGCGACGGCTTCCTCCACGGCTTCGACCCCTCGGTCGCCATCCCGCGGCGCCGGTCGCGCCGGATGGACCCGGCGACCCAGTACGCGGTGGTGGCCACCGCCGCCGCGCTGGCCCAGGCGGGCGACCTCGACCTCGCCCCCCACCGGGGCGCGGTGCTCATGGCCAGCACCTACGGGGGCATCACCTCCTACGACGACGCGGTGCGGGCCCAGGTGGCCGAGGGCCCCGCCGGGGTCAACCCGCTGGTCTCCACCGCCGCGGCCGCCAGCACCGGGGCCTCCGCGGTGGCGGTCGAGGCCGGCTTCACCGGCCCCACCCTCTCGGTCGGCGCGGCCTGCGCCTCGGGCTCGACGGTGCTGGTGGAGGCCCTGGACAAGATCCGCGCCGGCCGGGCCGACGTCGTCGTCGCCGGGGGCACAGAAGCCCCCCTCACCCCGACGATCCTCACCGCCTTCTCCGGGCTCAAGGTCTTCACCGCCAGCCGGCCCCGCCCCTTCGACGCCGAGCGCGACGGCTTCGCCTTCGCCGAGGGGGCCGGCGTCCTCGTCGTGGAGGAGCGGGAGCGGGCCCTCGCCCGGGGGGCCACGGTGCTGGCCGAGGTCGCGGGCGGCTCGGCCGCCACCGACGTGTCCGGCGTGTACGCGCCCAGCGACGGGGCGGCCGTGGTCGAGCAGTGCATCCGGGCCGCCCTCGACGACGCCGGGGTGGACCCGGCCGACATCGCCCACGTCAACGCCCACGGCACCGGGACCCGCGCCAACGACGCCTCCGAGGGGGCCGCCCTGGAGCGGGTCTTCGGCCCCGACGTGGTCGTCACCGCCAACAAGGGGGCGGTCGGCCACGCCGGCGCGGCCGCCGGCGCCATCGAGGCGGTGGCCACCCTGCTGGCCATGGAGCACCGGCTCATCCCGCCCACCGCCGGGCACCGCACCCTCGACCCCGAGCTGCACCTCGACGTGGTGGCCGGGGCGCCCCGCCCGTGGGAGCCGGGCCCCGTCCTGTCCAACGCCCTGGGCCTCGGCGGCTACGTGGGCTCGCTCGTGCTCCTCCCGCCGCCGTGA
- a CDS encoding ABC transporter ATP-binding protein, which produces MPTTAPPQSHPAPAAGGDAPATAAAVRAFALRKVYGSGSSAVTALDDVTVGVPRGSFLAVMGPSGSGKSTLLHCLAGLDTVTSGTVEVAGTDLSRLSDAQLTRLRRDRVGFVFQSFNLVPTLTAEENMTLPALLAGRKVDPAWLAEVVATVGLADRLSHRPSALSGGQQQRVAVARALVARPEVTFADEPTGNLDSRAGAEVLGFLRRAVDTMDQTVVMVTHDPVAAGYADRVLFLADGAVVDEMADPTAARVLDRMKRFGD; this is translated from the coding sequence GTGCCCACCACCGCTCCCCCGCAGAGCCACCCCGCCCCCGCCGCCGGCGGCGACGCCCCCGCCACCGCCGCCGCGGTCCGGGCCTTCGCCCTCCGCAAGGTCTACGGCTCCGGCTCCTCGGCGGTCACCGCCCTCGACGACGTCACCGTGGGCGTGCCCCGCGGCAGCTTCCTCGCGGTGATGGGCCCGTCGGGCTCGGGCAAGTCCACCCTGCTGCACTGCCTGGCCGGGCTCGACACCGTCACCTCCGGCACCGTCGAGGTGGCCGGCACCGACCTGTCCCGGCTCTCCGACGCCCAGCTCACCCGGCTGCGCCGTGACCGGGTCGGGTTCGTCTTCCAGTCGTTCAACCTGGTCCCGACCCTCACCGCGGAGGAGAACATGACCCTCCCGGCGCTGCTGGCCGGGCGCAAGGTCGACCCCGCCTGGCTGGCCGAGGTCGTCGCCACCGTGGGCCTCGCCGACCGCCTCAGCCACCGGCCCTCCGCGCTCTCCGGCGGCCAGCAGCAGCGGGTCGCGGTGGCCCGGGCCCTGGTGGCCCGACCCGAGGTGACCTTCGCCGACGAGCCCACCGGCAACCTCGACTCCCGCGCCGGCGCCGAGGTGCTCGGCTTCCTCCGGCGCGCCGTCGACACCATGGACCAGACCGTCGTGATGGTGACCCACGACCCGGTGGCCGCCGGCTACGCCGACCGGGTCCTGTTCCTGGCCGACGGGGCGGTGGTCGACGAGATGGCCGACCCCACCGCCGCCCGCGTCCTCGACCGCATGAAGCGCTTCGGCGACTGA
- a CDS encoding acyl carrier protein: MSVTDAEILEFIQAQAHEILDADPAEVTPEVSLAKDFDADSIDVIEMASAAERRWDITIEDHEVYDLTCVGDFVHLIAGKVAASG; encoded by the coding sequence GTGAGCGTGACCGATGCCGAGATCCTCGAGTTCATCCAGGCCCAGGCGCACGAGATCCTCGACGCCGACCCGGCCGAGGTGACCCCCGAGGTCAGCCTGGCCAAGGACTTCGACGCCGACAGCATCGACGTCATCGAGATGGCGAGCGCGGCCGAGCGGCGCTGGGACATCACCATCGAGGACCACGAGGTCTACGACCTGACCTGCGTGGGCGACTTCGTGCACCTCATCGCGGGCAAGGTCGCCGCCTCCGGCTGA
- a CDS encoding TIGR03619 family F420-dependent LLM class oxidoreductase has translation MRLGLTTGFGTVGPPDDVAALVAHAEAVGFDSVWLTEHVVVPVDHAPRYPYTDDGRLPIGAGADLPDPLTWLAFAAAHTRRLLLGTGCLVLPQRNPVVLAKEAATVDRLSGGRLRLGVGLGWMREEAEAVGSAWEDRADRVEEGIALLRDLWSPGPSALPGGPALSLPAPSAGTVPIVVCGPSRAAARRAGRVGDGYLCGHRDPEVVADRLAALRAAATDAGRDPDGIEVTVGATPRLRTLEAMAALGVHRAFVTLPCRGAERDRAALDRLAPLVEAAAAL, from the coding sequence GTGAGGCTGGGCCTGACGACGGGCTTCGGCACCGTCGGACCGCCCGACGACGTGGCCGCCCTCGTGGCCCACGCCGAGGCGGTGGGGTTCGACTCGGTGTGGCTCACCGAGCACGTGGTGGTGCCCGTCGACCACGCCCCCCGCTACCCCTACACCGACGACGGGCGGCTGCCCATCGGGGCCGGGGCGGACCTGCCCGACCCGCTCACCTGGCTCGCCTTCGCCGCCGCCCACACCCGCCGTCTGCTGCTCGGGACCGGCTGCCTGGTGCTGCCCCAGCGCAACCCGGTGGTGCTGGCCAAGGAGGCGGCCACCGTCGACCGGCTGAGCGGCGGGCGGCTGCGCCTCGGCGTCGGCCTGGGGTGGATGCGCGAGGAGGCCGAGGCGGTGGGCAGCGCGTGGGAGGACCGCGCCGACCGAGTGGAGGAGGGCATCGCCCTGCTCCGGGACCTGTGGTCCCCCGGGCCCTCGGCCCTGCCCGGCGGACCCGCCCTCAGCCTGCCCGCCCCGTCGGCGGGCACCGTGCCCATCGTCGTGTGCGGCCCCAGCCGGGCCGCGGCCCGGCGCGCCGGCCGGGTCGGCGACGGCTACCTCTGCGGCCACCGCGACCCCGAGGTCGTCGCCGACCGCCTGGCCGCCCTGCGCGCCGCGGCCACCGACGCCGGTCGCGACCCCGACGGCATCGAGGTCACGGTGGGCGCCACCCCCCGGCTGCGGACCCTGGAGGCCATGGCCGCCCTGGGCGTGCACCGGGCCTTCGTCACCCTGCCGTGCCGGGGCGCCGAGCGCGACCGGGCCGCCCTCGACCGCCTGGCGCCCCTGGTGGAGGCGGCTGCCGCCCTCTGA
- a CDS encoding beta-ketoacyl-[acyl-carrier-protein] synthase family protein, with the protein MSAPARRRVAVTGLGAVSPGGVGAEALWALVTRDHDAPVRRDVPDFDGGRWLERRDLRRTGRAAQYAVAACVEAWEAAGLAGAVDPARVGIVLGNAFGASDTLHEAARLHLEEGPEAVPPASGLLACSSSLAAVPARHLGVRGPVLVASGACASGVYGVADGARLVAHGEADVVLAGGVEGPISASVTAAYANLRASSRSGWERPFDRRRDGFVYAEGAGVLVLEAWDEAEARGARVLGEVAGWANTNDAHDMVRPTGTGAEDCMRLAVASAGLSPAEVVHVNAHGTGTALNDPVEAEAITAALEGARPSVTSVKGATGHGAGAAGAVEAVVVVQSFAHRLLPPVGVDVDVDPAIDLDLVVGAPRPWVPGPTLDNAFGIGGQNGTVVLVPPAP; encoded by the coding sequence GTGAGCGCGCCGGCGCGCCGGCGGGTGGCGGTGACCGGGCTCGGAGCGGTGAGCCCCGGCGGGGTCGGGGCCGAGGCCCTCTGGGCGCTGGTGACCCGCGACCACGACGCCCCGGTGCGGCGGGACGTGCCCGACTTCGACGGGGGCCGGTGGCTGGAGCGGCGCGACCTGCGGCGCACCGGCCGTGCCGCCCAGTACGCGGTGGCCGCCTGCGTCGAGGCCTGGGAGGCCGCGGGCCTGGCCGGCGCGGTCGACCCGGCCCGGGTGGGGATCGTGCTCGGCAACGCCTTCGGGGCGTCGGACACGCTCCACGAGGCGGCCCGGCTCCACCTCGAGGAGGGCCCCGAGGCGGTGCCCCCCGCGTCGGGGCTGCTGGCCTGCAGCAGCTCCCTCGCGGCCGTGCCGGCCCGCCACCTGGGCGTGCGGGGCCCGGTGCTGGTCGCCTCCGGGGCCTGCGCCAGCGGCGTCTACGGGGTGGCCGACGGCGCCCGCCTGGTGGCCCACGGCGAGGCCGACGTCGTCCTGGCCGGCGGGGTCGAGGGCCCCATCTCGGCCTCGGTCACCGCCGCCTACGCCAACCTGCGGGCCTCCTCCCGGTCGGGCTGGGAGCGGCCCTTCGACCGCCGGCGCGACGGCTTCGTCTACGCCGAGGGGGCCGGGGTGCTGGTGCTGGAGGCGTGGGACGAGGCCGAGGCCCGGGGCGCCCGGGTCCTGGGCGAGGTGGCGGGGTGGGCCAACACCAACGACGCCCACGACATGGTGCGCCCCACCGGGACCGGGGCCGAGGACTGCATGCGCCTGGCCGTGGCCTCGGCCGGGCTGTCGCCGGCCGAGGTCGTCCACGTGAACGCCCACGGCACCGGCACGGCCCTCAACGACCCGGTCGAGGCCGAGGCCATCACCGCGGCCCTGGAGGGGGCCCGCCCGTCGGTGACCTCGGTCAAGGGGGCCACCGGCCACGGGGCGGGGGCGGCCGGGGCGGTGGAGGCGGTGGTCGTGGTCCAGTCCTTCGCCCACCGGCTGCTGCCCCCGGTCGGCGTCGACGTCGACGTCGACCCCGCCATCGACCTCGACCTGGTGGTGGGGGCGCCCCGGCCCTGGGTGCCGGGGCCGACCCTCGACAACGCCTTCGGCATCGGGGGCCAGAACGGCACCGTGGTGCTGGTGCCGCCGGCGCCCTGA
- a CDS encoding SDR family NAD(P)-dependent oxidoreductase → MPVPDGVPPTALVTGASGAVGAAVAGHLSGRGFAVGLHAHGGRDAAEGLAATLPGPTAVVTADVADAAAVEGAVEEVAGRLGPVGVLVTCAGVRVDGLLSAQDPEVWTRTVAVNLLGTFHACRAVLPAMLRARAGRIVAVTSPTATQGRSGQTAYGASKAGVEGLVRSLAREVGRRQVTVNALSPGFIESTINASLPDDVVDELRGRTDLGRFAVPDDVLPALDMLVDSPYVTGQVVGVDGGIRL, encoded by the coding sequence GTGCCCGTGCCCGACGGCGTCCCGCCCACCGCCCTCGTCACCGGGGCGTCGGGTGCCGTCGGCGCCGCCGTCGCCGGCCACCTCTCGGGCCGGGGCTTCGCCGTCGGCCTGCACGCCCACGGCGGCCGCGACGCGGCCGAGGGGCTGGCGGCCACCTTGCCCGGGCCCACCGCGGTCGTCACCGCCGACGTGGCCGACGCCGCCGCGGTGGAGGGCGCGGTCGAGGAGGTGGCCGGGCGCCTGGGCCCCGTCGGGGTCCTCGTCACCTGCGCCGGGGTCCGCGTCGACGGGCTCCTCAGCGCCCAGGACCCCGAGGTCTGGACCCGCACCGTCGCGGTCAACCTGCTGGGCACCTTCCACGCCTGCCGGGCGGTGCTGCCGGCCATGCTGAGGGCCCGGGCGGGGCGGATCGTGGCCGTCACCTCGCCCACCGCGACCCAGGGCCGCAGCGGGCAGACCGCGTACGGCGCGTCCAAGGCCGGGGTCGAGGGCCTGGTGCGGAGCCTGGCCCGGGAGGTGGGCCGCCGCCAGGTCACCGTGAACGCCCTCTCGCCCGGGTTCATCGAGTCGACCATCAACGCCTCGCTGCCCGACGACGTGGTCGACGAGCTGCGCGGCCGCACCGACCTGGGTCGCTTCGCCGTGCCCGACGACGTGCTGCCCGCCCTCGACATGCTGGTCGACTCGCCCTACGTCACCGGCCAGGTGGTCGGCGTGGACGGCGGCATCCGGCTGTGA
- a CDS encoding nucleoside deaminase, which yields MSAEQPDQDDDRLMGVALDEARAAAEAGEVPVGAVVAVEGRIVARRGNERERTGDPTAHAEVLALRDAAAVVGDRRLRAATLVVTLEPCPMCAGAAWAAQVGRIAFGAHDPRAGATGSLYNLAVDPRLNHTSEVTSGVRAEEAAALLTAFFAARRDG from the coding sequence ATGAGCGCCGAGCAGCCCGACCAGGACGACGACCGGCTCATGGGCGTCGCCCTCGACGAGGCCCGGGCCGCGGCCGAGGCCGGCGAGGTGCCGGTGGGCGCGGTCGTCGCCGTCGAGGGACGGATCGTGGCCCGCCGGGGCAACGAGCGGGAGCGCACCGGGGACCCCACCGCCCACGCCGAGGTGCTGGCCCTGCGGGACGCCGCCGCCGTGGTGGGCGACCGCCGCCTCCGGGCCGCCACCCTCGTGGTCACCCTGGAGCCGTGCCCGATGTGCGCGGGGGCGGCGTGGGCCGCCCAGGTGGGGCGCATCGCCTTCGGCGCCCACGACCCCCGGGCGGGGGCCACCGGGTCGCTCTACAACCTGGCCGTCGACCCCCGCCTCAACCACACCTCCGAGGTGACCAGCGGCGTGCGGGCCGAGGAGGCCGCGGCGCTGCTGACCGCCTTCTTCGCCGCTCGCCGGGACGGCTGA
- a CDS encoding SDR family oxidoreductase: MADAAPSDRPGRVVLVSGGNRGLGRACAEAFAAAGDRVAVTYRTDPPEGFLAVRCDVTDTAAVDAAYDEVERELGPVDVLVANAAIGTRQLVMRATDEEALRVLDTNVLGVLRLARRAAASMARRRSGRIVFVSSIVAAYGAPGAGVYAASKAALTGLARSLTREVGPRGVTCNVVAPGMVETDLLGIASDDLRTWATDICPAGRAGRPEEVAAAVRFLASEEASYVNGAVLPVDGGLAMGL, translated from the coding sequence ATGGCCGACGCCGCCCCCTCCGACCGGCCCGGACGGGTGGTGCTCGTGTCCGGCGGGAACCGCGGCCTGGGGCGGGCCTGCGCCGAGGCCTTCGCCGCCGCCGGGGACCGGGTGGCGGTCACCTACCGCACCGACCCGCCCGAGGGGTTCCTGGCCGTGCGCTGCGACGTCACCGACACCGCGGCGGTGGACGCGGCCTACGACGAGGTGGAGCGGGAGCTGGGCCCCGTCGACGTGCTCGTGGCCAACGCCGCCATCGGCACCCGCCAGCTGGTCATGCGGGCCACCGACGAGGAGGCCCTGCGGGTGCTCGACACCAACGTGCTCGGCGTGCTCCGCCTGGCCCGCCGGGCGGCGGCGTCCATGGCCCGGCGCCGCTCGGGGCGCATCGTGTTCGTCTCGTCGATCGTGGCCGCCTACGGGGCGCCGGGCGCCGGGGTCTACGCCGCCTCCAAGGCCGCCCTCACGGGCCTGGCCCGCTCGCTCACCCGGGAGGTCGGCCCCCGCGGGGTCACCTGCAACGTGGTCGCCCCCGGGATGGTGGAGACCGACCTGCTCGGCATCGCCAGCGACGACCTCCGGACCTGGGCCACCGACATCTGCCCGGCGGGCCGGGCCGGGCGGCCCGAGGAGGTGGCCGCCGCGGTGCGGTTCCTGGCCTCCGAGGAGGCGTCCTACGTCAACGGCGCCGTGCTGCCCGTCGACGGCGGCCTGGCCATGGGCCTCTAG
- a CDS encoding acyltransferase family protein codes for MATPAAAGAPPAPRPASRLRPPNVPNPAMAGIRGLAALAVLVFHVGSQPGGDGEPLLRGIPAQWISPLAIVAVGIFIGMSGFFLYHPMSLAHLQGTKQRPLDFYLARRLGRIYPPYWVALVGIVVLFGYTGLTGWDWIPVLTLTHVYDPRLANVGLYVSWTLAVEATFYVTLPMFAWVLRRLAPPSRTTVRQRFRAQLIGVACVYLTGILCRTLVLLGPDSWLTYTKYALFNFLDGFGGGMLFAVLLSWRKVGHELPRWMSWLVRHPWVCLLFALELYWLGTTLGFPPGLELTGLPAGRLALFAVSLLLIIPLLCLPGIFDEHGTSAYHRVFGSTPLLWLGGISYGVYLWNLPWTQQLSTLQQTGTTTFGSDLIGTWTLTADVPGGFWFLLGTVFLGSVVVAAASYLLLEQPLMARVKRYFVAGRGAPRIRTPEGGPQRAPAPGVPVGGEPDPTEI; via the coding sequence ATGGCCACCCCCGCGGCCGCCGGAGCGCCCCCGGCGCCCAGGCCGGCCTCGCGGCTGCGCCCCCCCAACGTCCCCAACCCGGCCATGGCCGGCATCCGGGGCCTGGCCGCCCTGGCGGTGCTCGTCTTCCACGTCGGCAGCCAGCCCGGCGGCGACGGCGAGCCGCTGCTGCGCGGCATCCCCGCCCAGTGGATCTCCCCGCTGGCCATCGTCGCCGTCGGCATCTTCATCGGCATGTCGGGCTTCTTCCTCTACCACCCGATGTCGCTGGCCCACCTCCAGGGCACCAAGCAGCGGCCCCTCGACTTCTACCTCGCCCGCCGGCTGGGCCGGATCTACCCGCCGTACTGGGTGGCCCTCGTCGGCATCGTCGTCCTCTTCGGCTACACGGGGCTCACCGGCTGGGACTGGATCCCCGTCCTCACCCTCACCCACGTCTACGACCCCCGCCTGGCCAACGTCGGGCTCTACGTCTCTTGGACCCTCGCGGTGGAGGCGACCTTCTACGTCACCCTCCCGATGTTCGCCTGGGTCCTGCGGCGCCTCGCCCCCCCGTCGCGGACCACGGTGCGCCAGCGCTTCCGGGCCCAGCTCATCGGCGTGGCCTGCGTGTACCTCACCGGGATCCTGTGTCGCACGCTCGTCCTGCTGGGCCCCGACAGCTGGCTCACCTACACCAAGTACGCCCTGTTCAACTTCCTCGACGGCTTCGGCGGGGGGATGCTCTTCGCCGTCCTGCTCAGCTGGCGCAAGGTGGGCCACGAGCTGCCCCGGTGGATGAGCTGGCTGGTCCGCCACCCCTGGGTGTGCCTGCTCTTCGCCCTCGAGCTCTACTGGCTCGGCACCACCCTGGGCTTCCCGCCCGGCCTGGAGCTCACCGGCCTGCCCGCCGGCCGTCTCGCCCTGTTCGCGGTGTCGCTGCTGCTCATCATCCCGCTGCTGTGCCTGCCCGGCATCTTCGACGAGCACGGCACCTCGGCCTACCACCGGGTCTTCGGCAGCACCCCGCTGCTGTGGCTGGGCGGCATCTCCTACGGCGTCTACCTCTGGAACCTGCCCTGGACACAGCAGCTGAGCACCCTCCAGCAGACCGGGACCACGACCTTCGGCAGCGACCTCATCGGCACCTGGACGCTCACCGCGGACGTGCCCGGCGGCTTCTGGTTCCTGCTCGGCACCGTGTTCCTGGGCTCGGTGGTGGTCGCCGCGGCCAGCTACCTGCTGCTCGAGCAGCCCCTCATGGCCCGGGTGAAGCGCTACTTCGTCGCCGGGCGGGGCGCCCCCCGGATCCGGACCCCCGAGGGTGGCCCGCAGCGGGCGCCGGCCCCCGGCGTGCCGGTGGGCGGCGAGCCCGACCCCACCGAGATCTAG
- a CDS encoding ABC transporter permease — protein sequence MLRLSLRTLRAHARRFTSTVVAVALGVAFLAGVLVLVATFQRSFDDMFATGTDGTAAVVRAADGIELDFGDTARGEVDAALATDVAATPGVAAVAPQRDGTAQIEGADGEIIGGGGPPQVGSQWIDVAALNPWELADGRAPEGPDEVVVDAASARDGDLAVGDRTRVFTPEPVDVTVVGVATYGSADSAGPLTQALFSEEGAVAHLGGTPGQVDGFLVAADDGVGEAEVTAALGERLPDGVEAITGQQLTEESQQIGEDFVGLLRPALLAFALIALVVGAFSIYNTFAIVVAQRTRDAALLRAIGASRRQITGATLLEAGIVGLVGAGLGLALGLGLAAGLSAVMAGATGLSTSSLVVSGATVALSLSVGIGVTVVAALLPARRASRVPPVAALRDLAVDGGRVGRVRTAVGLALLVTGGGLGITAAVRHSGATPAGTAAALLMLAAIVLAPSVAGPLVRLLGAPLARVRGVTGVMARRNAVRNPRRTGSTATALIIGVTVVALFTVVGASIRASLDEVIDEQVAGDVVVQGPQVDGFSGLAPSLQERLAGLPETGAAVGVGDVPITLDGEDQLLTYADAPDLDRVIDLGVTEGDLADFGPGQLAVSTGYAEDHDLALGDPVPARHIDGAEEDLTVGLVYDTTTFAGSGFVDVGTVAPHVPEVNPTVMLLRATDGVSAEELDGAAQAATGEWPGTSIETRAEFAETQGRSVDQMLVLVYVLLALSIGIALMGIANTISLSTLERGHEIGLLRAVGQTRRQVRSMVRWEAVMVSSIGTLAGLAVGVSAAWMVLRAAGGDFDTVAVPVPTLVVVALVGAAAGVLASARPAARAARTDVLDAISTG from the coding sequence GTGCTGCGCCTCTCGCTCCGCACCCTGCGGGCCCACGCCCGCCGCTTCACGTCCACCGTCGTCGCCGTCGCCCTGGGCGTCGCCTTCCTGGCCGGCGTGCTGGTCCTGGTGGCGACGTTCCAACGGAGCTTCGACGACATGTTCGCCACCGGCACCGACGGGACCGCCGCCGTCGTCCGGGCCGCCGACGGCATCGAGCTCGACTTCGGCGACACCGCCCGGGGCGAGGTCGACGCCGCCCTGGCCACCGACGTCGCCGCCACCCCCGGCGTGGCCGCGGTCGCCCCCCAGCGCGACGGCACCGCGCAGATCGAGGGGGCCGACGGCGAGATCATCGGCGGCGGCGGACCGCCGCAGGTGGGGTCGCAGTGGATCGACGTCGCCGCCCTCAACCCGTGGGAGCTGGCCGACGGCCGGGCCCCGGAGGGCCCCGACGAGGTCGTCGTCGACGCCGCCTCGGCCCGCGACGGCGACCTGGCGGTGGGCGACCGGACCCGGGTCTTCACCCCCGAGCCCGTCGACGTCACCGTCGTCGGGGTGGCGACCTACGGGTCGGCCGACTCGGCCGGGCCCCTCACCCAGGCCCTCTTCTCCGAGGAGGGCGCCGTCGCTCACCTCGGGGGGACGCCCGGGCAGGTGGACGGCTTCCTCGTGGCGGCCGACGACGGGGTCGGCGAGGCCGAGGTGACCGCCGCCCTCGGGGAGCGCCTGCCCGACGGCGTCGAGGCCATCACCGGCCAGCAGCTCACCGAGGAGTCCCAGCAGATCGGCGAGGACTTCGTCGGCCTCCTGCGCCCGGCCCTCCTGGCCTTCGCCCTCATCGCCCTGGTGGTGGGTGCGTTCAGCATCTACAACACCTTCGCCATCGTGGTCGCCCAGCGGACCCGCGACGCCGCCCTGCTGCGGGCCATCGGCGCCTCCCGCCGCCAGATCACCGGCGCCACCCTCCTCGAGGCCGGGATCGTGGGCCTGGTCGGCGCCGGCCTGGGCCTGGCCCTCGGCCTGGGGCTGGCCGCCGGGCTGTCGGCGGTCATGGCCGGGGCCACCGGCCTGTCCACCTCGTCGCTCGTGGTCAGCGGGGCCACCGTGGCCCTGTCCCTCAGCGTCGGCATCGGCGTCACCGTGGTCGCCGCACTGCTCCCCGCCCGCCGGGCCTCCCGCGTCCCGCCCGTGGCCGCCCTGCGCGACCTGGCGGTGGACGGCGGCCGCGTGGGCCGGGTCCGCACGGCCGTCGGCCTGGCCCTCCTCGTGACGGGCGGCGGCCTCGGGATCACCGCCGCGGTCCGCCACTCCGGCGCCACCCCCGCGGGCACGGCCGCGGCCCTGCTCATGCTGGCCGCCATCGTGCTGGCCCCGAGCGTGGCCGGGCCCCTCGTCCGCCTCCTCGGCGCGCCCCTCGCCCGGGTCCGGGGCGTGACCGGGGTGATGGCCCGCCGCAACGCGGTGCGCAACCCGCGCCGCACCGGCAGCACGGCCACCGCCCTCATCATCGGCGTCACCGTCGTCGCCCTCTTCACCGTCGTGGGCGCGTCGATCCGGGCGTCGCTCGACGAGGTCATCGACGAGCAGGTCGCCGGCGACGTGGTCGTCCAGGGACCCCAGGTCGACGGCTTCAGCGGGCTGGCCCCCTCCCTCCAGGAGCGCCTCGCCGGCCTGCCCGAGACGGGGGCAGCCGTCGGCGTCGGCGACGTGCCCATCACCCTCGACGGCGAGGACCAGCTCCTCACCTACGCCGACGCCCCCGACCTCGACCGGGTCATCGACCTGGGCGTGACCGAGGGCGACCTGGCCGACTTCGGCCCCGGCCAGCTGGCCGTGTCGACCGGCTACGCCGAGGACCACGACCTGGCCCTCGGCGACCCCGTGCCGGCGCGCCACATCGACGGCGCCGAGGAGGACCTCACCGTCGGGCTCGTCTACGACACCACCACCTTCGCCGGCTCCGGGTTCGTCGACGTCGGGACCGTCGCCCCCCACGTGCCCGAGGTCAACCCCACGGTGATGCTGCTGAGGGCGACCGACGGGGTCAGCGCCGAGGAGCTCGACGGCGCGGCCCAGGCCGCCACCGGCGAGTGGCCGGGCACGAGCATCGAGACCCGCGCCGAGTTCGCCGAGACCCAGGGTCGCAGCGTCGACCAGATGCTGGTGCTGGTCTACGTCCTGCTGGCCCTCTCCATCGGCATCGCCCTCATGGGCATCGCCAACACCATCTCCCTCTCCACCCTGGAGCGCGGCCACGAGATCGGCCTGCTCCGGGCGGTCGGCCAGACCCGCCGCCAGGTGCGGTCCATGGTCCGCTGGGAGGCGGTGATGGTGTCGTCCATCGGCACCCTGGCCGGGCTCGCCGTCGGGGTGAGCGCGGCGTGGATGGTGCTGCGGGCCGCAGGCGGCGACTTCGACACCGTCGCCGTGCCGGTGCCCACCCTGGTCGTGGTCGCCCTGGTCGGGGCGGCCGCCGGGGTGCTGGCCTCGGCCCGGCCCGCGGCCCGGGCGGCGCGGACCGACGTGCTCGACGCCATCTCGACCGGCTGA